From a single Collibacillus ludicampi genomic region:
- the tsaD gene encoding tRNA (adenosine(37)-N6)-threonylcarbamoyltransferase complex transferase subunit TsaD codes for MGWIERVRKKYHEDMQAGRTPLILAVETSCDETSAAVVRGGREILSNVISSQAAIHKRFGGVVPEVASRRHVENVTRVIEEALEQAQVTLQDVSAIAVTYGPGLVGALLVGIAAAKAIAYACSIPLIGVQHIAGHIYANVLSDGVEPPLLALVVSGGHTEIVYMQSHDHFEFLGRTRDDAVGEAYDKVARAMGLEYPGGPILDRLAQEGDPNAIEFPRAWLEEGSFDFSFSGLKSAVLNALHNAEQRGDVLRKEDVATGFQASVVDVLVEKTVGAVKKTGVKKVVVAGGVAANQGLRTRLTARAAEEGFRVTFPPLSLCTDNAAMIAAAAFPLYARGEFHGLELNAIANLSITDWMNGKRIQF; via the coding sequence ATGGGATGGATAGAGCGAGTCAGGAAGAAATACCATGAAGACATGCAAGCAGGGCGCACACCTTTGATCCTCGCCGTGGAAACCAGTTGTGACGAAACATCGGCAGCGGTTGTCCGCGGAGGGAGAGAGATCCTTTCCAATGTGATCTCTTCACAAGCGGCCATCCACAAGCGGTTCGGAGGAGTGGTACCGGAAGTCGCCTCCAGACGCCATGTAGAAAATGTGACGAGAGTCATTGAGGAAGCGTTGGAACAAGCGCAAGTGACTTTACAAGACGTATCGGCCATCGCCGTTACATACGGTCCCGGTCTTGTCGGCGCTCTCCTGGTCGGTATTGCGGCGGCCAAAGCGATCGCATACGCTTGCTCGATTCCTTTGATCGGCGTACAACATATCGCCGGTCATATCTATGCCAACGTGCTCTCCGATGGGGTCGAACCTCCTCTTCTCGCGCTTGTCGTCTCGGGCGGGCATACGGAAATCGTCTACATGCAATCCCATGATCACTTTGAATTCTTGGGAAGAACGCGCGATGATGCGGTCGGGGAAGCGTACGACAAAGTGGCACGGGCCATGGGGCTGGAGTATCCGGGAGGCCCGATTCTCGACCGATTGGCACAGGAAGGGGATCCAAACGCCATCGAATTTCCGCGCGCTTGGCTAGAGGAGGGGTCTTTTGACTTTTCCTTCTCCGGCTTAAAATCGGCGGTACTGAACGCATTGCATAATGCGGAGCAGCGCGGGGACGTATTACGAAAAGAAGACGTAGCCACTGGTTTTCAGGCGTCCGTGGTGGATGTTCTTGTGGAAAAAACGGTTGGGGCCGTCAAGAAGACAGGCGTCAAAAAGGTGGTCGTCGCCGGTGGAGTGGCAGCCAATCAGGGGTTGCGCACACGATTGACCGCAAGGGCTGCGGAAGAAGGGTTTCGCGTGACTTTTCCTCCTTTATCGTTGTGCACGGATAATGCGGCGATGATCGCGGCGGCCGCATTCCCTTTATACGCGAGGGGGGAATTCCACGGGCTTGAATTAAATGCGATCGCCAATTTAAGTATCACGGATTGGATGAATGGAAAACGAATTCAGTTTTGA
- a CDS encoding endonuclease/exonuclease/phosphatase family protein, which translates to MKQFLNDRNDANLKIMTFNIRHGKGTDRQFDLQRIADVLAESEADLIGLNEVDRHFSKRSSFMDQINFLAQYLGMHEAFGAALTLRTKRPTGLREYGNAFLSRYPIISHENHAMNFYPGMIEGRALLEVNLNINDQSVKVYVTHLSLNPIFHKKQTDFILKKVMADHQPVILMGDWNMRTGSQAWRKITRHLTDVCEHTNQGPFYTFPSTRPKIRLDYIFVSRQFQLVSVHMMNILPQASDHLPLLATVRFSG; encoded by the coding sequence GTGAAGCAGTTTCTGAACGACAGAAATGACGCCAATCTAAAGATCATGACATTTAATATCCGCCATGGAAAAGGAACCGACAGACAGTTCGACTTGCAGCGAATCGCAGACGTTTTGGCCGAGAGTGAAGCGGATCTGATCGGTCTCAATGAAGTGGATCGCCATTTTTCAAAAAGAAGTAGTTTTATGGATCAAATCAACTTTCTTGCGCAATACTTGGGTATGCATGAGGCATTCGGCGCTGCGCTAACATTAAGGACGAAGCGGCCAACCGGATTGAGAGAGTATGGAAACGCTTTTTTGTCCCGTTATCCGATCATTTCCCACGAGAATCATGCCATGAATTTTTATCCCGGAATGATCGAAGGACGCGCTTTGCTCGAAGTGAACCTGAACATTAACGATCAATCCGTGAAAGTCTATGTCACTCATCTCAGCCTGAATCCCATCTTTCATAAGAAGCAAACGGATTTTATTTTAAAAAAAGTGATGGCCGATCATCAACCTGTGATCCTCATGGGAGATTGGAACATGAGGACGGGTTCGCAAGCCTGGAGGAAAATTACCCGTCATCTGACCGATGTTTGTGAACATACAAACCAAGGGCCTTTCTATACGTTCCCATCCACACGCCCCAAAATTCGCTTGGATTATATCTTTGTAAGCCGCCAATTTCAGTTGGTTTCGGTCCATATGATGAACATTCTCCCCCAAGCGTCCGACCATTTACCATTACTAGCGACGGTAAGGTTCAGCGGTTAA
- the rimI gene encoding ribosomal protein S18-alanine N-acetyltransferase: MSECAFRRMVLEDIDRILEIEHASFPTPWSRSAFEGELKNNHFAHYVVVEWNERVVGYAGMWVIMDEAHITNIAIEPEMRGRKLGEKLLRHMMRIAWLKGAERITLEVRVSNRVAQNLYKKLGFTPQGVRKGYYSDNQEDALIMWSDLIASDLLADSSL, from the coding sequence ATGAGCGAATGTGCGTTTCGACGGATGGTGCTGGAGGATATCGACCGCATTCTGGAAATCGAACATGCTTCGTTTCCAACCCCGTGGTCACGATCGGCGTTTGAAGGAGAATTGAAAAACAATCATTTTGCTCACTATGTGGTTGTGGAATGGAACGAACGGGTTGTCGGCTATGCGGGCATGTGGGTGATCATGGATGAAGCCCATATTACCAATATCGCGATTGAACCTGAGATGCGGGGACGCAAACTGGGAGAAAAGTTGCTGCGTCATATGATGAGGATCGCCTGGTTAAAAGGGGCGGAACGAATCACACTGGAGGTTCGGGTATCGAACCGCGTCGCGCAAAATTTGTATAAGAAGCTCGGATTCACCCCCCAAGGGGTTCGTAAAGGATACTATTCCGATAACCAAGAAGATGCGTTGATCATGTGGTCCGATCTGATTGCCTCCGACCTTCTTGCAGATTCGAGTTTGTAG
- a CDS encoding arsenic transporter has product MHDLTVLITVLSFLCTISFIFWRPQVNEAIPATCGALVVILSGSVSFSDLGKISETIGGAAITIMATIVMAIVLESFGFFHWAAEKLVEKAKGSGIRLFWYVNLFCFLMTLFVNNDGSILITTPILLMLLHNLGLKNHQKIPYLLSGALIATASSAPIGVSNIVNLIALKIVGMDLYMHTAMMFIPATLGLVLLLILLFANFYRVLPRRLPKTTPGFLAHSPAPGSHPLKGDSSPIPMEHRTKFMRNILIFVFCVRVSLFVASYFHIPVSLAAVGGSLALLGWRWYRLGISPVDMMKKTPWYILVFAFSMYVIIYGLHNIGLTDWLIRFLQPIVSVNLLRASIMMGILVTLMSNFFNNHPALMVGTITLTGMGLDPLILKISYLASVIGSDMGSLLLPIGTLATLMWMHILKKGKVKVTWAQYLKVTSIVIPITTLFTLVILAYWVSWIF; this is encoded by the coding sequence ATGCATGATTTAACGGTTCTGATCACCGTGCTTTCTTTTTTATGTACGATTTCATTTATTTTCTGGAGACCTCAAGTGAATGAAGCGATACCGGCCACTTGTGGTGCATTGGTCGTCATCCTGAGCGGGAGTGTTTCATTCTCGGATTTGGGGAAAATCAGTGAAACCATTGGGGGAGCCGCAATCACCATCATGGCGACGATCGTCATGGCGATCGTATTAGAAAGTTTCGGTTTTTTTCATTGGGCAGCTGAAAAACTTGTTGAAAAAGCGAAAGGGTCAGGAATACGACTTTTCTGGTATGTCAATCTTTTTTGTTTTCTCATGACTCTTTTTGTTAACAACGATGGCAGTATTTTAATCACGACACCTATCTTGTTAATGTTACTTCATAACTTAGGGCTCAAAAACCATCAAAAAATCCCCTATTTATTATCAGGAGCGTTAATCGCCACTGCGTCCAGTGCCCCTATTGGAGTCAGCAACATCGTGAATTTGATCGCTTTAAAAATCGTGGGAATGGATCTATATATGCACACGGCGATGATGTTCATTCCCGCTACCCTGGGGCTTGTCCTGCTTTTGATTCTCCTGTTCGCTAACTTCTATCGCGTGTTGCCTCGCAGGTTACCCAAAACCACACCAGGGTTCTTGGCCCACTCTCCAGCACCAGGCAGTCACCCATTAAAGGGAGATTCCTCACCCATCCCCATGGAGCACCGAACAAAATTTATGCGTAACATCCTGATTTTTGTCTTTTGCGTCCGTGTAAGTCTCTTCGTCGCCTCCTACTTCCACATCCCCGTTTCACTCGCCGCCGTTGGCGGTTCCCTCGCTCTTCTCGGTTGGCGTTGGTATCGTTTAGGCATTTCCCCTGTTGATATGATGAAAAAAACACCCTGGTATATACTGGTTTTCGCCTTTAGTATGTATGTGATTATCTACGGACTGCACAACATCGGATTGACCGATTGGCTCATCCGTTTCCTCCAACCGATCGTTTCCGTCAATTTGCTCCGCGCGAGTATCATGATGGGAATCCTTGTGACCCTCATGTCCAATTTCTTCAACAATCATCCCGCTTTGATGGTCGGAACCATCACCCTAACCGGTATGGGACTGGATCCACTCATACTGAAAATCTCGTATCTTGCAAGTGTGATTGGCAGTGATATGGGTTCCCTTTTATTACCCATCGGAACTCTAGCTACACTGATGTGGATGCACATTCTCAAGAAAGGGAAGGTAAAAGTAACCTGGGCTCAATATCTGAAAGTAACTTCGATCGTGATTCCCATCACTACGTTGTTTACGCTTGTTATTCTGGCTTATTGGGTATCTTGGATTTTCTAA
- a CDS encoding DUF2642 domain-containing protein, producing MNDLQQWIGKQMNIEISGKKRCKGILIDFGSDIVVIYDGQQFLYIPLVHIQHMELSLPTDEIIENPNHVPFDKLGESFSYRKMLDHAKGRFVEIYVTGNKSIHGYLTNLMNDYFVFYSPIYKTMYISLYHLKWLIPHSSQVLPYSLSTQSVPLNPSLASLPQIMKDLCKKLEGKLVIFDLGDHPHKTGLLNRFDPNNHLIEMVIANGETIYWNFQHLKTLSLCD from the coding sequence ATGAACGATCTTCAACAATGGATTGGAAAACAAATGAATATTGAAATTTCAGGGAAAAAAAGGTGCAAAGGGATCCTCATCGACTTCGGATCCGATATCGTCGTTATCTATGATGGACAACAGTTCCTTTATATTCCGCTCGTCCATATACAGCACATGGAACTCAGCTTACCCACTGATGAAATCATTGAGAATCCGAATCACGTTCCGTTTGATAAACTGGGAGAAAGCTTCTCTTATCGAAAGATGCTCGATCATGCTAAAGGACGTTTTGTGGAGATTTATGTGACAGGCAACAAATCCATCCATGGTTATCTCACGAATCTTATGAACGATTACTTCGTTTTCTATTCCCCTATCTATAAAACAATGTATATCTCCCTTTATCATCTAAAATGGTTAATCCCTCACTCAAGTCAAGTGCTTCCTTATTCACTAAGCACACAATCGGTTCCATTGAATCCATCCCTTGCCTCTTTACCTCAAATCATGAAGGATTTATGTAAAAAATTAGAAGGAAAACTTGTGATTTTCGATCTTGGAGATCATCCCCATAAAACTGGACTGCTTAACAGATTCGATCCCAACAACCATCTGATCGAGATGGTGATCGCGAATGGTGAAACAATCTATTGGAATTTTCAGCATCTTAAGACCCTGTCCCTTTGTGATTAA
- a CDS encoding DUF421 domain-containing protein encodes MQISWLFLTLSTMITFVILLMLVRWIGSTQLTQLTMFNWVAGASMGNLAANMMATTNLKDWISSCYTLVMFTAATIIAAYFALKSRTFRRIANGEPIVIIHKGVLLRDNLRKTKLNIDVLMMLLREKGFFSYSEIEYAILEPTGNLSILPIQAAQSVSKEDLVKGPDLSPEGQGPYIELVVDGEVDRDKLDSTGYDEKWLFEQIREYGGKGLEDVMYMAVNKEGEIIIDLHRKEEEDDPTI; translated from the coding sequence ATGCAAATCTCGTGGTTGTTTCTTACCCTCAGCACAATGATTACTTTTGTCATTCTTCTCATGCTGGTTCGTTGGATCGGAAGCACACAGTTAACCCAGTTAACGATGTTTAATTGGGTAGCTGGTGCAAGCATGGGAAACCTGGCGGCAAATATGATGGCAACCACCAATCTCAAAGATTGGATTTCTTCTTGTTATACCCTTGTCATGTTCACGGCTGCCACCATCATCGCCGCTTATTTCGCTTTAAAAAGCCGCACCTTTCGCCGGATCGCAAACGGTGAACCGATTGTGATCATCCACAAAGGGGTTTTACTACGGGATAACTTGCGGAAAACGAAGTTGAATATCGATGTACTGATGATGTTGCTTCGGGAAAAAGGTTTTTTTTCATATTCCGAGATTGAATACGCGATTCTGGAACCTACGGGAAACTTGAGCATTTTACCGATTCAGGCGGCGCAGTCAGTCTCGAAAGAGGATCTTGTGAAAGGGCCCGACCTGTCACCGGAAGGTCAAGGGCCCTATATCGAGTTGGTCGTGGACGGCGAAGTTGATCGTGACAAATTGGACAGTACCGGATATGACGAGAAATGGCTTTTTGAACAGATCAGAGAGTATGGGGGAAAAGGGTTGGAGGATGTCATGTACATGGCTGTCAATAAGGAAGGTGAAATTATCATCGATCTCCACCGGAAAGAAGAAGAGGATGATCCGACTATTTAA
- the tsaB gene encoding tRNA (adenosine(37)-N6)-threonylcarbamoyltransferase complex dimerization subunit type 1 TsaB, which translates to MPYLAMDTATGTLTVAVGEPGVLLGEATTNLKRNHSNRLMPLIDVLLDDIGIQPENLKGIIVGHGPGSYTGVRIGVATAKMMAWALNIPLLGVSSLDGLARNFLASDGIVCPMFDARRKQAYTALYERTECSFRKTLADSLLPLDRLFSAIHSRQDERRNAQKPVSVLFCGDGAQAYRQEIKEAFGDDAYFVECAALDLVRAGHLLDIGIPRLLAGEKADITGFAPEYLQLAEAEAKWLSKQTQSPEASADGRS; encoded by the coding sequence ATGCCGTACCTAGCGATGGATACAGCAACAGGAACGCTCACCGTTGCTGTCGGCGAACCGGGTGTCTTGCTTGGCGAGGCGACGACAAACCTGAAGAGGAATCATTCGAACCGTTTGATGCCTTTAATCGATGTGTTGCTGGATGATATCGGGATTCAACCGGAAAACCTGAAGGGGATCATCGTCGGGCATGGCCCGGGCTCTTACACGGGAGTGCGCATTGGTGTAGCCACCGCAAAAATGATGGCATGGGCGCTCAACATTCCGCTTCTCGGCGTTTCCAGCCTGGACGGATTGGCGAGGAATTTCCTCGCGAGCGACGGAATCGTCTGCCCGATGTTCGATGCCCGTCGAAAACAAGCATATACCGCCCTCTATGAACGGACGGAATGTTCCTTCAGAAAGACGCTCGCCGATTCGCTTCTCCCACTCGACCGACTGTTTTCGGCGATTCATTCCCGACAGGACGAAAGGCGTAACGCGCAGAAACCCGTGTCCGTTTTGTTCTGTGGGGACGGCGCGCAAGCATATCGGCAGGAGATCAAAGAGGCATTCGGTGATGATGCGTACTTTGTCGAATGTGCAGCACTAGACCTTGTGCGTGCGGGTCACCTTTTAGACATTGGCATTCCACGGCTGCTTGCGGGAGAGAAAGCGGATATCACAGGTTTTGCTCCCGAATATCTGCAACTGGCGGAAGCGGAAGCCAAATGGCTCTCCAAACAGACGCAATCACCGGAAGCTTCAGCGGACGGGAGGAGCTGA
- the tsaE gene encoding tRNA (adenosine(37)-N6)-threonylcarbamoyltransferase complex ATPase subunit type 1 TsaE produces the protein MWTLIAEDAEKTQRFAEILGELAKPGDVLTLHGDLGAGKTTFTQGLARGLGVGQSVSSPTFTLIHEYEGRIPLYHIDVYRLGKHAAEEDLGYDEYFYGEGVTVVEWAELIEERLPDDYLSLTLEKNGEHRRTLHFVARGPRASEWVEEMMKRCRT, from the coding sequence ATGTGGACGTTGATCGCAGAAGACGCGGAGAAAACACAACGATTTGCAGAGATTTTGGGTGAACTGGCAAAACCGGGGGATGTGTTGACCCTTCATGGAGATCTCGGCGCCGGTAAGACCACATTTACGCAGGGACTGGCACGCGGATTAGGCGTTGGGCAAAGCGTCAGTTCACCGACTTTCACCTTGATTCATGAATATGAGGGACGGATCCCTCTTTACCACATCGATGTCTATCGTTTGGGTAAACATGCCGCAGAAGAAGACTTGGGATATGACGAATATTTTTATGGAGAAGGCGTGACCGTGGTCGAGTGGGCTGAACTGATCGAAGAGCGCCTGCCTGATGATTATCTCTCCCTGACTCTTGAAAAAAACGGTGAGCATCGGCGGACGCTGCATTTTGTCGCACGCGGTCCGCGGGCAAGCGAATGGGTAGAGGAGATGATGAAACGATGCCGTACCTAG
- a CDS encoding alkaline phosphatase family protein: MLHILTCYEGQDGMKKVILLLVDSLMPHLLESCIQKKSIPALQFLKERGRYWPEFVTVFPTMTASVDSSLLTGVYPNVHRVPGIIWFHPQEQRVIDYWNGWRCAWKLGLTACTRNVLYHLNENHLSEGVTTLFEELEDRGKKTASINALVHRGRKKHRIKFPFLLNVLSGFRLNGEISGPEILTFGTLAQNNLNRAIPRYLKGWRKFCGFNDSYAVQAAKTLILSKDQPDFMLVYLPDNDHEVHKKNPDHAERSLIRVDRHIQELLNAFGSWEEAIVQCVFIIIGDHGQTRIGPNKEYTINLDHLLRPFRVLQLGEEVGDHDLVVCNNERSAYLYPLKKGKQEEMVQQLMTEERIDLIAWKKDRGVVVKQGGSRGELYFAPGGSHVDIYGSKWTIVGEPAVLDLRVHQGTIHYGDYPDALSRLFGALYSQEIPMIVITARPRYEFFCRYYPKHLNGGCHGSLHKYDSLIPLMIAGTEHPINEPPRLIDLKPFILGLFETVSPMG; encoded by the coding sequence ATGTTACACATACTTACATGTTATGAAGGGCAGGATGGCATGAAAAAGGTCATTCTTCTACTCGTAGATTCATTAATGCCACATCTTTTGGAATCTTGCATTCAGAAAAAATCGATTCCAGCACTTCAGTTTTTGAAGGAGCGCGGAAGATATTGGCCTGAGTTTGTTACCGTATTTCCTACCATGACCGCTTCGGTTGACAGCTCGTTGCTGACAGGGGTGTATCCCAACGTTCACCGGGTACCGGGGATCATTTGGTTTCATCCGCAAGAACAGAGAGTCATCGATTATTGGAACGGTTGGCGATGCGCTTGGAAACTTGGCTTAACCGCGTGCACTCGTAACGTTCTTTACCACCTGAACGAAAACCATTTGAGCGAAGGGGTGACAACGTTATTTGAAGAACTGGAAGATAGAGGTAAAAAAACAGCTTCCATCAATGCCCTTGTGCATCGGGGAAGGAAGAAGCATCGAATCAAATTTCCCTTTTTGCTCAATGTGCTCAGCGGGTTTCGCCTAAACGGCGAGATCTCCGGACCTGAAATCTTGACATTTGGAACGCTTGCTCAGAACAACCTGAATCGCGCCATACCAAGGTATCTCAAAGGCTGGAGAAAATTCTGCGGTTTTAATGATAGCTATGCCGTTCAAGCTGCGAAAACGCTCATTCTCTCCAAAGATCAACCGGATTTTATGCTGGTCTATCTTCCGGACAACGATCATGAGGTACATAAGAAAAATCCCGATCATGCCGAGCGGTCGTTAATCCGTGTGGATCGGCACATTCAGGAACTGTTGAACGCTTTCGGTTCTTGGGAAGAAGCAATCGTACAATGCGTATTCATCATCATCGGTGATCATGGACAAACGCGTATCGGACCGAACAAAGAGTATACCATTAATCTCGATCACCTTTTGCGGCCGTTCCGGGTGCTTCAACTAGGGGAAGAGGTCGGCGATCACGATCTTGTGGTCTGCAATAATGAAAGGAGCGCTTACCTCTATCCTTTAAAGAAGGGGAAACAGGAGGAAATGGTGCAACAGCTCATGACAGAAGAGCGCATTGACCTGATTGCTTGGAAGAAAGACCGAGGGGTTGTGGTAAAACAGGGGGGATCAAGAGGGGAATTGTATTTTGCACCGGGTGGCTCGCATGTAGATATCTATGGTAGCAAGTGGACAATTGTGGGGGAACCGGCTGTGTTGGATTTGCGCGTGCATCAGGGAACGATTCATTACGGGGATTATCCCGACGCGCTTTCACGATTATTTGGCGCGTTATACTCGCAAGAGATTCCCATGATCGTGATTACCGCCCGACCGCGTTATGAATTTTTTTGCCGATACTACCCAAAGCATCTGAACGGCGGGTGTCATGGCTCCCTGCACAAATACGATTCGCTGATTCCCCTCATGATCGCCGGGACGGAACATCCGATCAATGAACCGCCGCGTTTGATCGATCTAAAACCGTTTATTCTCGGACTGTTTGAAACGGTCTCTCCGATGGGATGA